DNA sequence from the Longimicrobium sp. genome:
TCTGGTTCTTGGACCAGCTCGGGATTCCCGGCGCCCTCTACCACATTCCCACGCGCCTGCGGCTGAGGGGCGAGCTGGACCGGAACGCGCTGGTCCGTGCGCTGAACCAGGTGGTCGCCCGGCACGAGGCGCTGCGCACCACCTTCGCGGAGGAGGGCGCCGAGCAGGTGCAGCGGATCGCCCCGGTGGAGGAGAGCCCCTTCCAGCTGGCGGAGCACGACCTCCGCAGCCACGCGGACGCCGGGACGGAGCTTCGCCGGCTGCTGGCGGAGGAGGCGGCCACTCCC
Encoded proteins:
- a CDS encoding condensation domain-containing protein, giving the protein MQNLSPAERLALLELLEANAPKQDAPTLSQIQPVDRSGPLPLSFAQWRLWFLDQLGIPGALYHIPTRLRLRGELDRNALVRALNQVVARHEALRTTFAEEGAEQVQRIAPVEESPFQLAEHDLRSHADAGTELRRLLAEEAATP